A window of the Pyrodictium abyssi genome harbors these coding sequences:
- a CDS encoding S16 family serine protease: MRARGLAAIFLTSILILITLASSLGYASAPIYKWMNTVEVMVPGVVATPHGYTGAMSKLVVTVAWPGKGIVYFSADPLTELDTQAAARMAALVASILAGVNYYSYDYFIRLESNTALIGGPSASGAMTIAILAALRSTKISTDFSMTGMVDPDTTLGPVGGIPQKLEAAARAGAKIFVIPIGERYSVDLNTGEKVDVAALGKELGVKVVEAGTIAEAYEIATGDRLFAENDLPIVSYPSWLASALNESMNVYREAALSNMTCAEKALAKLPSSLASQLSSILEDAKHNIEVAENLKEAGKLYAAASRYFAAAIEATYVCSAANAYTKDDPLTALASTAKNYADEAATLLEHVNGTLNKVLAGKTNITDIGLQLYIASMTRLVDASSNLDTVYTMLEIAKKAASYQALQALDKALQAAVYAYYRAMTANQWLGLALQASGGTPIDFDLLFRGVEIYVYFAESAMSYLQALGVDVSDVGEKIAAAKAMIQQSADSADKVALLRALAYSVEGLAEINSKLHVAFNTGVTVLDASQKSLRVLLQRLSSLNITPVLPLLYSEYADTRVDINAKLSLYVQASSYALLLALIGNRQPSAPSTTTENIGTTAANETTTSTTAATHAREAVTVTTTVTTIHTLTTTITKTKEVGETTVRASEKNTTPLLGYLVVAGTALAIGIMLERLRRSPREELY; the protein is encoded by the coding sequence ATGAGGGCGCGCGGCCTCGCTGCAATTTTTCTAACATCTATACTCATCCTAATTACCCTAGCATCGTCGCTGGGCTATGCAAGCGCCCCCATATATAAGTGGATGAACACTGTAGAAGTTATGGTACCCGGCGTTGTAGCTACGCCACACGGCTATACGGGAGCAATGTCTAAGCTTGTAGTCACTGTGGCATGGCCTGGGAAGGGTATAGTATACTTTTCCGCCGATCCCCTAACGGAGCTAGATACACAGGCAGCTGCCAGGATGGCGGCACTCGTGGCGTCTATACTAGCAGGCGTCAACTACTATTCATACGACTACTTTATCCGTCTTGAGTCAAATACAGCGCTGATAGGCGGGCCTAGCGCGAGCGGCGCAATGACTATAGCCATTCTAGCGGCCCTACGTAGTACGAAGATCTCCACAGACTTCTCTATGACCGGCATGGTCGATCCGGATACCACTTTAGGACCTGTGGGCGGTATTCCGCAGAAGCTTGAAGCAGCCGCCAGGGCTGGCGCGAAGATATTCGTCATACCCATAGGCGAGCGTTATAGTGTGGACCTCAATACGGGCGAGAAGGTTGACGTGGCTGCTCTCGGCAAAGAGCTTGGAGTAAAGGTGGTGGAAGCGGGTACTATAGCTGAGGCGTACGAGATAGCAACGGGCGACAGGCTCTTTGCCGAGAATGACTTGCCAATAGTTAGTTACCCTTCGTGGCTCGCATCTGCGCTAAACGAGAGCATGAACGTATACCGGGAAGCAGCGCTCTCGAACATGACGTGCGCCGAGAAAGCTCTAGCTAAACTGCCTAGCTCCTTAGCTTCACAGCTATCAAGTATACTTGAGGATGCTAAACACAACATAGAGGTAGCAGAGAATCTCAAAGAGGCTGGAAAGCTCTACGCTGCTGCATCTAGGTACTTCGCCGCCGCCATAGAAGCGACCTACGTATGCAGCGCCGCTAACGCTTACACCAAGGACGACCCGCTTACCGCGCTTGCTAGCACCGCGAAAAACTATGCAGATGAAGCGGCAACGCTACTTGAACACGTAAATGGGACTCTGAACAAGGTTCTTGCCGGCAAGACTAATATAACCGATATAGGGCTACAACTATACATAGCCTCCATGACTAGACTTGTTGACGCGAGCAGCAACCTTGACACAGTCTACACTATGCTAGAAATAGCTAAGAAGGCTGCAAGCTACCAGGCATTACAAGCGCTCGACAAGGCTCTGCAAGCAGCAGTCTATGCGTACTATAGAGCAATGACGGCCAACCAGTGGCTGGGGCTCGCGCTACAAGCCAGCGGGGGTACACCAATAGACTTTGACCTCTTGTTTAGAGGCGTGGAGATCTATGTGTACTTTGCCGAGTCCGCTATGAGCTATCTCCAGGCCCTTGGAGTAGACGTGTCAGACGTTGGAGAGAAGATAGCTGCTGCAAAGGCCATGATACAGCAGAGCGCTGACAGCGCAGACAAGGTAGCACTACTACGTGCTCTAGCGTATAGTGTTGAGGGGCTAGCCGAGATAAATAGTAAGCTCCATGTAGCATTCAACACTGGTGTGACCGTTCTCGACGCTTCACAGAAGAGCCTCCGGGTACTCCTGCAGAGGCTATCAAGCCTCAATATAACACCCGTGCTACCGCTACTCTATTCAGAGTATGCTGACACCCGAGTAGACATTAATGCCAAGCTGAGCCTCTATGTTCAAGCATCAAGCTACGCGCTACTGCTCGCACTCATTGGGAATAGGCAGCCCAGCGCGCCATCAACGACTACCGAGAACATCGGGACGACAGCTGCAAACGAAACTACAACATCAACAACGGCTGCCACACATGCCAGAGAAGCCGTGACGGTAACGACCACAGTAACAACAATACACACGCTCACAACCACTATAACTAAGACTAAGGAGGTTGGGGAAACCACCGTCCGGGCCTCGGAGAAGAATACAACGCCACTACTGGGCTACCTAGTGGTAGCCGGTACCGCCCTTGCCATAGGCATTATGCTAGAGCGTCTACGCAGAAGCCCCCGCGAGGAGCTCTACTAG